Within Vicia villosa cultivar HV-30 ecotype Madison, WI linkage group LG1, Vvil1.0, whole genome shotgun sequence, the genomic segment TGATGGATTTGGTGTGTTTACCCTTGCACCAAATCGACGCGATTCTTggtatgaactggttggagttcaactatgttcatattaattgttttaataaGACGTTGAGGTTCCCCAAGTTTGGTGATAATGGAGAACTGATGTTGTTGACTTCTAAGCAAGTGAATGAATGCCTTATAGATGAAGTCGTGATGTTTGCAATGTTTGCATTGTTGCAAAGTGACCGTGAAGCTACAAGTGTTGAACTTTCGGTTGTTTGGGAATTTCCAGGGCTGTTTCTAGACGATATAAGTGATTTGCCACCGGAACGTGAAGTAGAGTTTTCTGTAGAATTGGTACCAGGTGCGAGTCAAGTATCGATGGATCCTTATAGAATGTCGGCTTCTAATATGAATGAACTGAAGAAGCAATTGGAAGATATACTCGAGAAGAATTTTGTTCGGCTGAGTGTCTCTCTGCGGGGTGCGCTCGTGTTGCtagttaagaagaaagatggaagtatgaggttGTGCGTAGATTACAGGCAGTTTAATAGAGTGACTATCAAGaataagtatccactttcgaggattgatgatttgatggatcagttggtgggtgctaatatttttagtaagattgatttCACTAATGTTTTTAGTAATATTGATTTCAGGTCGGGTTATCATCAGATCCTGGTTGAGGAAGGAACAGAAAGATCCCAAGCTCTAATAGGTTAACCATATTTCCTATTGTGAGGGGTGACTCGCCTAGCTTATTTCCCTCGTGAAGTTAAAGTCAAAGGGCGCGTGGTCGGATTCACTAGCACCACAATCAATTTTCACAATGACCCCTGGATTAAgttgtggatctatgtgcttgcaggtatGACCGCcaattagttttgatgatgactaCTAATGAGGCAATAGTCTTGAAAATAACAACTCCATAGGTCAAATGACTTGTGGATGTTATGAGTTCTCTATTACAGGGGGAGTTAATTTCAATTGTTAAAGTAAATGTTCTAATGATAGAACCTCATCAAGAAtatatctcaagcctcatcaaTTAAAAGACTCAAGTTTCAATTGAAGTCTCAAGTCATGGTTGTATCCAACCAGGAAACTTAAAGATTTGAAGTGGTGAAAGTTTGATAGCTCGCGTGCGCGcactcacacacacacagatttcaATACTCAATCTTATTTCAACAAATCTCTTGAAAACATATTTAGACTTATGTGGAATCGATTAAGAGTCATTTCTAATCAATTTAAAAAGTTTTTAGATTGCCTAATCGTCTAAGGACTTAGTTAAATCGAGAGCAAGGTAAATTATCTCTTAATCGATTAGAAAaacttttaaataattaatgcatATAGCAGTTTTAGGGTTTCCTTTTTTAGATTAGGTTGTCGTTTTTGAAGATGTTTGAATCGAATACCAGTTAGGATTAATCTATTGATAAATAAAATGACTCATGGATTATTTTCATTTGAGTCAAATTCTTTCACATATAAATAAGACTTCTCCTCATGTTATTTACACTggaattctaaatagaaaatcttctttctctcttctactcttactgtgagatattggatcgaactctagtattgtcgaagggtagcttcttggttcgacagttcgacagagttaagcatgaagtcgaaggattgttcacatgctggtgtcgaagtgtgcatgctgtagtcgaagatgggtctagcatgcagatgtcgaagatgctagggttgttagcatgttaaattaggttttagtgtttaaaccctaatttgttaagttagcttgtttattaagttggcttgtgtaatgggccttgctgaaaaagcccattagttagtatgttaggtttcattataaatagcatactagtctctcatcattgctaagctgcaaatcctaatttagggtgagagaggttatttgttattcttgtaaacttgtaatcttgttttaagagaaagtgaaagaatagcagttataacaaattcttgtgttcttcttatcctctctaattcccCATTATactatactttgttattggtatcgtttttcacaacaaattggtgcggtgagcatggagaagatgccttcaacaaagtatgagattgaaaagttcactggagtgaatgatttcggtctgtggcgcttgaagatgaaagccctactggttcagcagggttgtttggaagcgttgaagggagaggcagccatgaatgctgcattaacggcagcggagaagacaactatgatcgagaaagcacacagcgcaattctgttgagccttggtgataaggttctccggcaggtatcaaaggagacgacagcatcagggttatgggtgaaacttgaaagtttgtatatgaccaaatcgctggtaaatcgactctacctgaagcaagctttgtattcattcaagatgattgaagacaaagtattggctgagcagttggatatgttcaacaagctgattcttgatcttgaaaatattgatgtgaagatcgatgatgaagatcaagcgctgttactattgtgttctttgcctcgatcacatgctcacttcaaagaaactctcttgtatggaagggagtccctgacgtttgaagaagttcaatcagccttgtactctaaggacttgaatgaacgaaaggagcataaaccttcgactgttggcgaaggtttggccgttaaaggaaaactcttacgaaaggatggtaagttcgacaagaagaaaggcaaaagccagtcgaagacttacagtggcgaagcatctggcattcgatgctaccattgtaagaaggagggtcacacaagaaaggtgtgccctgaacgcttgaaatatcatggaggtaaggataatggcaacgctgccattgttcaagatgatttcgaatcatctgatgttcttgtggtttcaagcagtgactctaagaaggagtggattatggattcaggctgcacttggcacatgactccaaacaaagacttgttcgaggaattatgtgatcaagatggtggatcagtattgctgggaaacaacaaggcttgcaagattgcaggtgttggatctatgagattcaagctccatgatgagtcaataaggttgttgactgaagtcaggtatgttcctgatttgaagagaaatctgctttctcttggtgaattcgacaagaaaggatatgttttccaaggagagaaaagtatcctaagagtcatgaagggttcgaaggaagtcttgagaggcgtgaagaaacaaggcttgtatacccttgaggctgaagttgtaagtggttcgacaaattttgcatccacgaaacctttgtcgaaaacagaaatctggcacatgagattgggccatgtcagtgaaaggggtctggtcgaattagggaaacaaaatctgcttggtggagacaaagtcgaaaagctgaagttttgtgaaccctgtgtacttggaaaatcttgcagagtgaagttcaacaaaggcaaacaaagaacacatggatcccttgattacatccatgctgatctttgggggcctgcaaggtgtccatcacattcaggagcaaggtattttctatccatagtagatgattattccagaaaattatgggtattcatccagaagactaaggatgaaacttttgagaatttcaaaagttggaagactctggttgaaaatcagactggcagaaaggtcaagaggttgagaaccgacaatggccttgaattttgcaatgaggcattcgacagtttttgtgctgcctctggtattgcaaggcatagaactactgcaggtactccacagcaaaatggtttggctgaaaggtttaatcgaactattttggagagagtcagatgcatgttgactagtgcggggttaacaaaggtgttctgggctgaggctgtttcgacagcaacatatctgataaacagatgtccttcgacagcgttagatatgaagacatctgaagaagtttggtcgggacatccaccagatctcgacaaactgagagtatttggctgcgtagcctatgctcacattaggcaagacaaggtcgaacctagagctctgaaatgcatgttcatgggataccctgaaggagtcaaagcttataggctatggtgcctagagccaggtcacaggaggtgtatcaccagtcgagatgtagttttcaatgaagctgaaatggcttttaagaaaactgatgatgttggtcgaagtacagaaacatctgacgaagagctggaacaggtagagattcctgttgaggtggagcatgttgatgctgaattgcatatcccagatgaagtcgaagaagaagcagaagatgctgaagttgaggaaactgacaatgactacctattgtcgagagataggtcgagaagagtcatcaagccacctcagagacttggatatgcagatcttatagcttatgccttaatctctgcaagtgaggttctagacgaagaacctagagactataaggaagttatgaggagtcgaaataagactgaatggctgaaggccatggatgatgagatgaaatctcttcatgataatcatacttgggaactgatcaagaaacctgttggggcaaggttagtgagctgtaaatggattttcaaagttaaggaaggaattgaaggagtgacgtcgaaaagatataaggcaaggttagttgcaaggggtttcactcaaaaagaaggtgtcgacttcaatgatgtgttttctcctgttgtcaagcataggtccattcgaatgttgcttgccatggtggcacagttcgatcttgaactggaacagatggatgtgaagactgcgttcttgtatggtgatctagatgaaacgatcctgatgaggcaacctgaagggtatgtcgaaaaggggaaggaagattatgtgtgcgagttaaagagatctttgtatgggctgaaacaatctcctcgacagtggaataggagattcgacaagttcatggcacgcataagtttcactagaagtcagttcgaccactgcgtttacttcagatttcgatctggtaactcatttgttattttgttgctttatgtggatgatattctcatagcaagcaacagtgtcgaagatgtgatgagggtgaaggctgaactcaataaggagttcgatatgaaggatctgggagctgcttccaggattcttggaattgacattcgaagagatagaaagaagtcgaagttatgcctatctcaagaggcatatctacggaagattcttgaaaagtttggtatgtcgaattcgaagccagttgtgactccaacaaaccctcaattcaagctgagtattgatcagtgtcccagtactgatgtcgaaagagcctatatgaatagaatcccatatgctaatatagttggttctttgatgtatgctatggtctgtactagacccgacatagcatatgcagtaagtcttgtaagcaggtacatggcgaatcctggaaaggctcactggcaagcattgaagtggattttaaggtacataaatggatctctaaacagagtcttaatttatggtggagccttgggtgaagatagtaaagcaccaatagaaggatatgtcgactctgattatgcaggttgtatggattctagaaagtctatttctggatatgttttcactatgtttggcacaacaattagttggaaagcaactcttcagaaggttgttgctctatcaaccactgaagcggagtatattgccctaactgaagctgtgaaagaagcattgtggcttgaaggttttgcgaaggagctgaaacttcaaggtcgaggtatcactgttaaatgtgatagtcaaagtgcaatacacctgtcgaagaattcagcctatcatgagcgaactaagcacattgatgtgaggctgcatttcgtcagaggagtaatcgagcgtggagaagtccaagtgctgaaggtttagactgaagacaatgctgctgatatgatcaccaagacattgccgaggtgcaagtttttccactgtatgcagttgataaagctgcatgaagaaagctagtttgttccttgacgttgtagagttaggtccaaggtggagatttgtgagatattggatcaaactctagtattgtcgaagggtagcttcttggttcgacagttcgacagagttaagcatgaagtcgaaggattgttcacatgctggtgtcgaagtgtgcatgctgtagtcgaagatgggtctagcatgcagatgtcgaagatgctagggttgttagcatgttaaattaggttttagtgtttaaaccctaatttgttaagttagcttgtttattaagttggcttgtgtaatgggccttgctgaaaaagcccattagttagtatgttaggtttcattataaatagcatactagtctctcatcattgctaagctgcaaatcctaatttagggtgagagaggttatttgttattcttgtaaacttgtaatcttgttttaagagaaagtgaaagaatagcagttataacaaattcttgtgttcttcttatcctctctaattccctattatactttgttattggtatcgtttttcacaacacttACATTATTCACTTTTGCTTTTCACGAAAATTGACATAGTGCGGAAAGACCAAAAATACCTTGTAAGATTTGTTGTAATCAATGTTGTATAGTGAGACTCTTTTGAGAATTATAATTTCTATAAGACTTGAAGGTTGCAAGCTAAATCTGAAAATACTTGGGTGAAGGTTCTTGAGCTCAGTCTATGTTAAAAACTCATTGATTGTTGAAGGTTCGTGGATTGATCCTACAAAAGTTCAAATCTAATTTTAGTAGAACTCTCAAAAAGAAAATCTTACGAACAGGAGATCAAGTAGTAATTTTGAACTTGTATAAATTTATGGTATACTCTCTATAAGCTCTAatctctttaatttttattaattattttatttttactgtttTTCTCTCATTATTTTCTTCATTCTTCTATCTTATTCGCTAtcataaacattttaaaaagtatacttttttttaataaattaagccCTCTtgcgtattttattttattgtatataAGGTAACCTTGTTGTAATAAAATTtaagaaatgaaaataaaatatatagtatATAAATTTTAAGTAACATTAACTTTTCTGTTAGGATATCCACATCTCAGCTTCACATTTTTTAATACCTACGACTTAAATAGATAAGATGATATTGTTTTCTAGATAAAACTactaattaatgttttttttttcaattaactaatgtttttttttctatctAAAAGTCAAGATCTAGTATTTTGCCTCAAAAACATCTGTTTGTCTATAACGAGTTCTTTGGCTAAATATCAGCCCCTTGTGCCACTTATTTGCTCCAGGAAAAAAGAGTTATGCATCgagagtgtaaaatagttttacactgtcaaccaataacGATTATGAATCAGGACAAGTCagattgaaaatttaaaaaaacttgtaTGATATGGCAGAACGTTATATTTTAACTAGAttacagtgtaaaacttttttgcaCCGTCAGTGCATAACCATTAAACTCAAAGAAATATTTCATTTAGAATGCAGAAttacaaattaaaacaaaaaataaataaatctggAATGCACTAACTGTTTAATACTCATCAAAAAGAGACAAAC encodes:
- the LOC131618302 gene encoding uncharacterized protein LOC131618302, producing the protein MDFFSAQRVCYGTHMLVGEVDDWCSEQGHRSNECENKVLRCHRCGKIGRRVTDYKDNGPTCFNCGEQGHISTQCHKSKKDVDATKINGRVFALSRAEDTKKDNLIRGTCFINNIKLVAIIEAGATHSFISLDCATMLGFQLSSMDGSMVIDTPASGFVTATFVYKECPLTIFGRILVMDLVCLPLHQIDAILGMNWLEFNYVHINCFNKTLRFPKFGDNGELMLLTSKQVNECLIDEVVMFAMFALLQSDREATSVELSVVWEFPGLFLDDISDLPPEREVEFSVELVPGASQVSMDPYRMSASNMNELKKQLEDILEKNFVRLSVSLRGALVLLVKKKDGSMRLCVDYRQFNRVTIKNKSGYHQILVEEGTERSQALIGMTAN